From the Corythoichthys intestinalis isolate RoL2023-P3 chromosome 13, ASM3026506v1, whole genome shotgun sequence genome, one window contains:
- the LOC130929239 gene encoding cGMP-gated cation channel alpha-1-like, with amino-acid sequence MEDRRSAGLLFNVNNSNNNKDKDEKKKKKKKEKKKKVKVEKKKDKEKEEIPREITAVDPAGNTYYHWLFIITVPVMYNWTFIIARCASRNFRWTTCATGLSQRLHLRG; translated from the exons ATGGAGGACCGCAG GTCTGCAGGACTTCTCTTCAACGtcaacaacagcaacaacaacaaagacaA GgatgagaagaagaaaaagaagaagaaagagaagaagaagaaagtcaaAGTTGAGAAGAAGAAAGACAAAGAGAAGGAAGAGAT TCCACGGGAGATCACTGCGGTGGACCCGGCGGGAAACACTTATTACCACTGGCTCTTCATCATCACGGTTCCCGTCATGTACAACTGGACCTTCATCATCGCCAG GTGTGCTTCGAGGAACTTCAGATGGACTACTTGCGCTACTGGACTTTCTCAGCGACTGCATCTACGTGGCTGA